In Stenotrophomonas sp. ASS1, the following proteins share a genomic window:
- a CDS encoding MerR family transcriptional regulator has translation MRELDIGEVVKRSGVPASTLRYYEQLGLLQSLGRRGLRRQYDEQVLERLALIGLGQAAGLSLQQIGLSLPPQRGCITLDREALLAQAEVLQQQITQLQRVRRHLQRAAACPEAQDARQCGSFRKLLRAQQRMAGG, from the coding sequence ATGCGTGAACTGGATATCGGCGAGGTGGTGAAGCGCAGCGGCGTGCCGGCCTCGACCCTGCGTTACTACGAGCAGCTCGGGTTGTTGCAGTCGCTGGGCCGTCGTGGCCTGCGCCGGCAGTACGACGAACAGGTGCTGGAGCGGCTGGCGCTGATCGGCCTCGGCCAGGCGGCGGGGTTGTCGCTGCAGCAGATCGGGTTGTCGCTGCCGCCTCAGCGCGGATGCATTACGCTGGATCGCGAAGCCCTGCTGGCGCAGGCCGAGGTGCTGCAGCAGCAGATCACCCAGCTGCAGCGGGTACGCCGCCATCTACAACGTGCGGCGGCCTGCCCGGAAGCGCAGGACGCGCGGCAGTGCGGTTCATTCCGCAAGTTGCTGCGGGCACAGCAGCGCATGGCGGGTGGATGA
- a CDS encoding class I SAM-dependent methyltransferase, with translation MASTSPVDQHALWNGPGGQIWVAQQAILDGLFQPMADLLVAELPDTVTQLLDIGCGTGASLLAAAAARPATHSTGLDISAPMLALARQRAEAAGLDADFIVADAQQHPLPSAHFDWIQSRLGVMFFEDTEAAFANLHRAATPGAGLRFIAWRSADENPFMTTAERAIGDALELPPRVPGAPGQFAFADGQRVQRLLQAAGWKDVELVAVDLPCSIARDELPTYVGQLGPLGLALRNLPEDRATSLRIKAVAAFTPFIEGDRVRVDAACWLVRARA, from the coding sequence ATGGCCAGTACATCCCCCGTTGATCAGCATGCGCTCTGGAATGGCCCTGGCGGCCAGATCTGGGTCGCCCAGCAGGCCATCCTCGACGGCCTGTTCCAGCCCATGGCCGACCTGCTGGTGGCCGAACTTCCGGATACCGTCACGCAACTGCTCGACATCGGCTGCGGTACCGGGGCCAGCCTGCTGGCCGCGGCCGCTGCGCGCCCGGCGACACACAGCACCGGCCTGGACATCTCCGCGCCGATGCTGGCACTGGCCCGCCAGCGCGCCGAGGCGGCCGGACTGGACGCGGACTTCATCGTGGCCGATGCGCAGCAGCATCCGCTGCCCTCCGCGCACTTCGACTGGATCCAGTCGCGGCTGGGTGTGATGTTCTTCGAAGATACCGAGGCCGCCTTCGCCAACCTGCATCGTGCTGCAACTCCAGGCGCTGGGCTGCGTTTCATCGCCTGGCGCAGTGCCGACGAGAACCCGTTCATGACCACGGCCGAACGCGCGATCGGCGATGCACTTGAGCTTCCGCCGCGGGTGCCAGGAGCACCCGGCCAATTTGCCTTTGCCGATGGCCAGCGCGTGCAGCGCCTGTTGCAGGCCGCCGGCTGGAAGGATGTGGAGTTGGTCGCGGTAGACCTGCCCTGCTCGATCGCCCGCGATGAACTGCCGACCTATGTCGGCCAGCTGGGCCCGTTGGGCTTGGCGCTGCGGAACCTGCCCGAAGACCGCGCCACCTCGCTCCGGATCAAGGCTGTGGCGGCATTCACCCCGTTCATCGAGGGCGACCGCGTGCGTGTGGATGCGGCCTGCTGGCTGGTCCGCGCCCGCGCCTGA
- a CDS encoding OmpA family protein, with translation MKQHRIARTGQMAAVLGLVLGMGLLAACRSHAPAAEGPAETTAVQFPEASKASLKEGIYPDVADLRRFAPGMSKRQLYTLLGTPHFNEGMWGVREWNYLFNFRTAQGAEYFTCQFQVRFDSKGIAQGGYWKPESCAAVLDPPRPPAPPAPAPLPEQPLRLSADALFGFDSAVLSAEGQQAVQGVLAQVREASQVQSIRVTGYTDRIGSASYNQALSQRRAEAVRSALVQGGVPAASISAEGRGAAEPIVQCEQRNRRELIACLAPNRRVQIAGVAQPR, from the coding sequence ATGAAACAGCATCGCATCGCCCGCACCGGCCAGATGGCCGCAGTGCTGGGCCTGGTCCTGGGAATGGGCCTGCTGGCCGCCTGCCGCAGCCATGCGCCGGCCGCCGAAGGTCCTGCCGAAACCACCGCCGTGCAGTTCCCGGAGGCCTCGAAGGCCTCGTTGAAGGAAGGCATCTATCCCGACGTCGCCGACCTGCGCCGTTTCGCGCCGGGCATGAGCAAGCGCCAGCTGTACACGCTGCTGGGCACGCCGCATTTCAATGAAGGCATGTGGGGCGTGCGCGAGTGGAACTACCTGTTCAACTTCCGCACCGCACAGGGGGCCGAATACTTCACCTGCCAGTTCCAGGTCCGCTTCGACAGCAAGGGCATTGCCCAGGGCGGCTACTGGAAGCCTGAATCATGTGCGGCGGTGCTGGACCCGCCGCGGCCGCCGGCCCCGCCTGCACCGGCGCCGTTGCCGGAGCAGCCGTTGCGCCTGTCCGCCGATGCGCTGTTCGGTTTCGACAGCGCGGTGCTCAGTGCCGAAGGCCAGCAGGCCGTGCAGGGCGTACTGGCGCAGGTGCGCGAGGCCAGTCAGGTGCAGTCAATCCGGGTGACCGGGTATACCGACCGTATCGGCAGTGCCAGCTACAACCAGGCCCTGTCGCAGCGACGTGCCGAGGCCGTGCGCAGCGCGCTTGTGCAGGGCGGCGTGCCTGCAGCCAGCATCAGTGCCGAAGGACGCGGCGCGGCCGAGCCGATCGTGCAGTGCGAGCAGCGCAACCGTCGCGAGCTGATCGCCTGCCTGGCGCCGAACCGGCGCGTGCAGATCGCGGGTGTGGCGCAGCCACGCTGA
- a CDS encoding YadA-like family protein: protein MNRIYRRVWNRQLNALVVASELATGDSGGSAARDPRSVLLMPTALALALLCALASGHAGASESNQSLRDLQALAAKYAQPMPVKVDAEVALAAASRQAQSSPAISADARVGLQLSTTSLPIVRDVLPATVQVKLAANAAPKQVAVPALAADVRANVGLGHAASNVAKMDASLAANVAPSAHAPLGVAADAQAKARVGIAGAQVASIDTGAKAAAAVAGASAGSLSGLKASVDGKVDSQLKLAGHQIDGQGQVKATAAVTLPAKEELPGETHDRAITAAFDTGVAGKVRVQAPDGQEVVADRNLKLAGQATVAAQNSALGVGGLVGGVVGAAGGAVGGVLDGTVGNTVGAVGGAVGSTLNGAVGTVGAVGGTVGGALNGTVGSVGSTVGGALNGAVGTVGAVGGTVGGALNGTVGSVGSTVGGALNGAAGTVGAVGGAVGGTLNNTVGAVGSTVGGVLNGATGGSTGGLGGLLGDTLGNVGGAVGNLLNGNLNGTIGNLGSAVGGLVGGTLSGLGLTKPSAIPPTSPKAPAPADPNAGLIIGTGGLVGNVGQLIGPTTTSLFGGNGYLSNGNLKLSNANVMQTYSTVNVLGLPVVNLSPVGSTLNGLGGAVTGGSSHLTLIGGVTSDSYIYNINNGNPGGLLGLLLPKDSPAWAAKCLDIALADISCWAVNAAQDYQVLMGDGAFANGSKEVVIGANARHELPKVDANVAFPGAGTNDPSNPTGVPTADYAARMGHSVIVGDSAVGTANGQTLLGAEATSNQANSVALGYRSAALRGAQASYSAYGLTAPQVSAGEVSVGTAGGGERQITNVAAGSVNTDAVNVAQLKGAISLIDDVAAAAVTYDLDGAGNPNYRRVTLGAGTGTTTIGNLAGGAVTAGSLEAVNGGQLAATNAAIASFFGGRAAFDPASGAFTAPLFEISTISTGGAIAKGLYENATDAFAAVDGSLVNLNTQITDIRNGGTKYLRVNSTGTEALASGADSIAVGTNARATAANSIAVGAGSLADRANSVSIGAAGAERQVTNMAAGTAATDAVNVGQLQASEQGALRYDLNGDGSVNYASATLGQSGTATTLRNLGPGQVSATSSEAINGAQLFAANQAVATHLGGGAAVNASGVLTAPTYSINNVAANGTVTKGSYNDVGTAFDAVSNSLANVADQTGEVDKLAVKYDVDGAGNVLNSVTLKGTGTGAVKITNVAAGSILAGSSDAITGDQLFSTNSTIANYFGGTTAYNGTTNVWTAPKFSISSIATDGTFTSGDYNNVTAAFTAVDGSLKVLNQRITNGGGGSAYLAVNSTAAAATAAGAEAVAVGPQASAAGANSVAVGNGASASAGNSVALGAGSVASVGAQSGYTGAYGQTGASNSAGEVSVGSTGGERKITHVADGSDTYDATNVGQLKNGVNYAIDESKKYTDQKIQNITNVAGSFRANNTNNLADPSASGANSAAGGAGSTAAGANSTALGNGSQAQADNSVALGAGSVANRANTVSVGAAGAERQVVNVADGSQATDAVNVRQLQASQQGTIRYDTTVNGATNYNSVTLGSTNSGPTTVRNVAAGTAGTDAVNVDQLKSGMAQTLDWSKAYTDERMGGFERDLRKTDNRASAGIASAMATAALPQPSEAGRSMASVAAGSYNGESGVAVGISGVSEGGRWIYKFSGSTNSRGEAGVAVGAGIQW, encoded by the coding sequence ATGAACCGCATCTACCGGCGTGTATGGAACCGCCAGCTCAATGCTCTGGTTGTGGCCTCGGAACTGGCCACCGGCGATAGCGGCGGCAGCGCCGCTCGCGATCCGCGCAGTGTCCTGCTGATGCCGACCGCACTGGCCCTGGCCCTGCTGTGTGCGCTGGCCAGCGGGCATGCAGGAGCATCCGAATCCAATCAGTCGCTGCGTGATCTGCAGGCACTGGCCGCGAAGTACGCGCAGCCGATGCCGGTCAAGGTCGACGCAGAAGTCGCGCTGGCCGCGGCATCGCGCCAGGCGCAGAGCAGTCCGGCGATCAGCGCAGACGCGCGTGTGGGCCTGCAGCTGAGTACGACCTCGCTGCCGATCGTGCGCGACGTGCTGCCGGCTACCGTACAGGTGAAGCTGGCGGCGAACGCCGCGCCGAAGCAGGTCGCGGTTCCTGCACTGGCCGCCGATGTTCGCGCCAATGTCGGGCTGGGGCACGCAGCGTCCAATGTGGCGAAGATGGATGCCTCACTGGCGGCCAACGTTGCGCCGTCCGCGCATGCGCCGCTCGGTGTGGCTGCGGATGCGCAGGCGAAGGCCAGGGTTGGCATCGCCGGTGCCCAGGTGGCCTCGATCGATACCGGTGCCAAGGCGGCTGCCGCTGTTGCTGGCGCATCCGCTGGCTCGCTGTCCGGCCTCAAGGCGTCCGTTGACGGCAAGGTGGATTCGCAGCTGAAGCTGGCGGGCCACCAGATCGACGGTCAGGGGCAGGTCAAGGCGACGGCAGCGGTCACGTTGCCGGCAAAGGAGGAGCTGCCGGGCGAGACCCATGATCGTGCGATCACCGCAGCTTTCGATACCGGTGTTGCCGGCAAAGTGCGCGTGCAGGCGCCCGATGGCCAGGAAGTCGTGGCCGACCGCAATCTGAAGCTGGCCGGCCAAGCGACTGTGGCAGCGCAGAACAGCGCACTGGGCGTGGGTGGCCTGGTGGGCGGCGTTGTCGGCGCGGCAGGTGGCGCCGTGGGTGGCGTGCTTGATGGCACCGTCGGCAACACGGTTGGTGCGGTGGGCGGAGCAGTGGGCAGCACGCTCAATGGCGCCGTTGGCACGGTTGGTGCAGTCGGCGGCACTGTGGGTGGTGCACTCAACGGCACGGTCGGCTCGGTCGGCAGCACCGTCGGCGGGGCACTCAACGGTGCGGTTGGCACGGTTGGTGCAGTCGGCGGAACTGTGGGTGGTGCGCTCAACGGCACGGTCGGTTCGGTCGGCAGCACCGTCGGCGGCGCACTCAATGGTGCGGCTGGCACGGTGGGTGCAGTTGGTGGCGCCGTGGGCGGCACGCTCAACAATACAGTGGGTGCGGTGGGCAGCACCGTCGGCGGTGTACTCAATGGCGCTACAGGTGGCAGCACCGGCGGCCTCGGTGGCCTGCTGGGCGATACGCTCGGCAATGTCGGCGGCGCCGTCGGTAACCTGCTCAACGGCAACCTCAATGGCACCATCGGCAATCTCGGCAGTGCCGTGGGTGGCCTGGTCGGTGGCACGCTGAGCGGCCTCGGCCTGACCAAGCCCTCGGCGATTCCGCCGACCAGCCCGAAGGCGCCGGCTCCGGCCGATCCGAACGCGGGCCTGATCATCGGCACCGGCGGCCTGGTTGGCAACGTCGGGCAGCTGATTGGCCCGACCACCACCAGCCTGTTTGGCGGCAACGGCTACCTGAGCAACGGCAACCTCAAGCTCAGCAACGCCAACGTGATGCAGACCTACTCGACGGTCAATGTGCTGGGCCTGCCGGTGGTCAACCTGTCGCCGGTCGGCAGCACCCTCAATGGCCTGGGCGGCGCCGTCACCGGCGGCAGCTCGCACCTGACCCTGATCGGCGGTGTCACCTCCGACAGCTACATCTACAACATCAACAACGGCAATCCGGGCGGCCTGCTCGGGCTGCTGCTGCCGAAGGATTCGCCGGCATGGGCGGCCAAGTGCCTGGACATCGCCCTGGCCGACATTTCCTGCTGGGCCGTCAACGCAGCGCAGGACTACCAGGTGCTGATGGGTGACGGCGCCTTTGCCAACGGTTCGAAGGAAGTGGTGATCGGTGCCAATGCCCGCCACGAGCTGCCGAAGGTCGATGCCAACGTCGCCTTCCCGGGCGCCGGCACCAATGATCCGAGCAACCCGACCGGTGTGCCGACCGCGGACTACGCCGCACGCATGGGCCATTCGGTGATCGTCGGCGACAGTGCGGTGGGCACGGCCAACGGGCAGACCCTGCTCGGTGCCGAGGCGACGTCGAACCAGGCCAACTCGGTCGCACTGGGCTACCGCTCGGCCGCGCTGCGCGGCGCCCAGGCCAGCTACAGCGCCTATGGCCTCACTGCGCCACAGGTCTCGGCCGGTGAAGTGTCGGTGGGTACCGCCGGTGGCGGTGAGCGCCAGATCACCAACGTGGCTGCCGGTAGCGTCAACACCGATGCGGTCAACGTAGCCCAGCTGAAGGGCGCGATCAGCCTGATCGATGATGTGGCGGCCGCTGCGGTGACCTACGATCTGGACGGTGCCGGCAATCCGAACTATCGCCGCGTCACGCTCGGTGCGGGCACCGGCACTACCACCATCGGCAACCTGGCCGGCGGTGCGGTCACCGCCGGCAGCCTGGAAGCGGTCAATGGCGGCCAGTTGGCGGCGACCAATGCGGCCATCGCCAGCTTCTTCGGCGGTCGCGCAGCCTTCGATCCGGCCAGCGGTGCATTCACCGCACCACTGTTCGAGATCAGCACCATCTCCACCGGCGGTGCGATCGCCAAGGGTCTGTATGAGAACGCCACCGATGCCTTCGCCGCGGTCGATGGTTCGCTGGTCAACCTCAACACGCAGATCACCGACATCCGCAACGGTGGCACCAAGTACCTGCGGGTGAACTCGACCGGTACCGAGGCACTGGCCAGCGGCGCCGACTCGATCGCGGTCGGTACCAACGCCCGCGCCACCGCCGCGAACAGCATCGCGGTGGGTGCCGGCAGCCTGGCCGACCGTGCCAACAGCGTGTCCATCGGTGCGGCCGGTGCCGAACGCCAGGTCACCAACATGGCCGCGGGTACCGCCGCCACCGATGCGGTCAACGTCGGCCAGCTGCAGGCGTCGGAGCAGGGTGCCCTGCGCTATGACCTCAACGGCGACGGCAGCGTCAACTACGCCAGTGCCACGCTGGGCCAGAGCGGCACCGCCACCACGCTGCGCAACCTCGGCCCGGGCCAGGTCAGTGCCACCAGCAGCGAGGCCATCAACGGTGCCCAGCTGTTTGCGGCCAACCAGGCCGTGGCCACCCACCTCGGTGGTGGCGCGGCGGTCAACGCCAGCGGCGTGCTGACCGCACCGACCTACTCGATCAACAACGTCGCCGCCAACGGCACCGTGACCAAGGGCAGCTACAACGACGTCGGTACCGCCTTCGATGCGGTCAGCAATTCGCTGGCCAACGTTGCCGACCAGACCGGCGAGGTCGACAAGCTTGCGGTGAAGTACGACGTCGATGGCGCTGGCAACGTACTCAACAGCGTGACGCTCAAGGGCACCGGCACTGGTGCGGTGAAGATCACCAACGTCGCCGCCGGCAGCATCCTGGCTGGCAGCAGCGATGCCATCACCGGCGACCAGCTGTTCAGCACGAACAGCACCATTGCCAACTACTTCGGTGGCACCACCGCGTACAACGGCACCACCAACGTGTGGACTGCGCCGAAGTTCAGCATCTCCAGCATCGCCACCGATGGCACCTTCACCAGCGGCGACTACAACAATGTCACCGCCGCCTTCACTGCGGTGGACGGCTCGCTGAAGGTCCTCAACCAGCGCATCACCAACGGCGGCGGTGGCAGTGCCTACCTGGCGGTGAACTCGACGGCAGCGGCCGCTACGGCGGCGGGTGCGGAAGCGGTAGCGGTCGGCCCGCAGGCCAGTGCGGCCGGTGCCAACAGCGTGGCGGTCGGCAACGGTGCCAGCGCCAGTGCCGGCAACAGCGTCGCCCTGGGTGCCGGTTCTGTCGCCAGCGTCGGTGCACAGAGTGGCTACACCGGCGCGTACGGCCAGACCGGCGCCAGCAACTCGGCCGGTGAAGTTTCGGTCGGCAGCACCGGCGGCGAGCGCAAGATCACCCATGTTGCCGATGGCTCTGATACGTACGACGCGACCAACGTCGGCCAGCTGAAGAACGGCGTGAACTACGCCATCGACGAGTCGAAGAAGTACACCGACCAGAAGATCCAGAACATCACCAACGTGGCCGGCAGCTTCCGCGCCAACAACACCAACAACCTGGCCGATCCGTCTGCCAGCGGTGCCAACTCGGCCGCCGGTGGCGCAGGCTCTACCGCCGCCGGTGCCAACTCGACCGCGCTGGGCAATGGTTCGCAGGCGCAGGCCGACAACTCGGTGGCGCTGGGTGCGGGTTCGGTGGCGAACCGGGCCAACACGGTCTCGGTCGGTGCCGCCGGTGCCGAACGCCAGGTGGTCAACGTGGCCGACGGTTCGCAGGCCACCGATGCGGTCAACGTGCGCCAGCTGCAGGCTTCGCAGCAGGGTACGATCCGTTACGACACCACGGTGAACGGCGCGACCAACTACAACAGTGTCACGCTGGGCAGCACCAACAGCGGCCCGACCACGGTGCGTAACGTCGCCGCCGGCACCGCCGGTACCGACGCAGTCAACGTCGACCAGCTGAAGTCGGGCATGGCGCAGACCCTGGACTGGTCGAAGGCATACACCGACGAGCGCATGGGTGGCTTCGAGCGCGACCTGCGCAAGACCGACAACCGCGCCTCGGCCGGCATCGCCTCGGCAATGGCCACCGCAGCACTGCCGCAGCCCAGCGAAGCGGGCCGCAGCATGGCCTCGGTCGCCGCCGGCAGCTACAACGGCGAGTCGGGCGTGGCGGTTGGTATCTCCGGTGTCTCCGAAGGAGGGCGCTGGATCTACAAGTTCAGCGGCTCCACCAACAGCCGTGGCGAGGCCGGTGTGGCCGTCGGTGCAGGCATCCAGTGGTGA
- a CDS encoding helix-turn-helix domain-containing protein has protein sequence MVDGGVGDSDDSGLRSIDLATLSGVLRVCDVELLLLDGNGPRAAFASRVHEEALFCSISCGFHCRGRFMLPPDWAMLGYLHATDETLSWCHGVPLAPGMALTVMPEGISEFTLSPGTHMTLMLVPVARVQRKLTELSLRSTPPAGQALSLFNLASEAAPLAQHYQQLHLQLGQGTGLQPEETERLLHEHVQALLGAGSAERPGCSRARRTHYLIAQRAENFMRLNLRRNIYMNEICDAAGVSERGLRYAFEDLFGTSPNRYLSMLRLCAACRSLSMADSSRRSVKAIALSCGLWDLSRFADNYRKVFGELPRDTLMRAPAQIGQPA, from the coding sequence ATGGTCGATGGTGGGGTAGGAGACAGCGACGACAGCGGCCTGCGGTCGATCGACCTGGCGACGCTGAGCGGCGTGCTTCGTGTATGTGATGTCGAACTGCTTCTGCTCGATGGCAATGGGCCGCGGGCGGCCTTCGCGTCACGCGTGCACGAGGAGGCGTTGTTCTGCAGCATCAGCTGTGGATTCCATTGCCGTGGACGTTTCATGCTGCCGCCGGACTGGGCGATGCTGGGGTATCTGCATGCGACCGATGAAACCCTGAGCTGGTGCCATGGCGTACCGCTTGCCCCTGGGATGGCGCTGACCGTGATGCCCGAGGGCATCAGCGAGTTCACCCTGAGCCCGGGCACGCACATGACCCTGATGCTGGTGCCGGTGGCACGGGTGCAACGCAAGCTGACCGAACTGAGCCTGCGCAGCACGCCGCCGGCCGGACAGGCGCTTTCACTGTTCAATCTCGCCAGCGAGGCCGCCCCGCTGGCACAGCATTACCAGCAGCTGCACCTGCAGCTGGGCCAGGGCACGGGCCTGCAGCCGGAGGAAACTGAGCGGCTGCTGCACGAACACGTGCAGGCACTGCTGGGTGCGGGTTCCGCCGAACGCCCGGGTTGCAGCCGTGCGCGGCGCACGCATTATCTGATCGCACAGCGGGCGGAAAACTTCATGCGCCTCAACCTGCGCCGCAATATCTACATGAATGAGATCTGCGACGCTGCCGGTGTCAGTGAGCGTGGGCTGCGCTACGCGTTCGAGGACCTGTTCGGTACGTCGCCCAATCGTTACCTGTCGATGCTGCGCCTGTGCGCAGCCTGCCGCAGCCTGTCGATGGCCGATTCCAGCCGCCGTTCGGTCAAGGCCATCGCCCTCAGTTGTGGCCTGTGGGACCTTTCGCGTTTCGCCGACAACTACCGCAAGGTCTTCGGTGAACTGCCGCGTGACACGCTGATGCGCGCACCCGCGCAGATCGGCCAGCCCGCCTGA
- a CDS encoding Flp family type IVb pilin produces the protein MNASIRKFLKEEDGVTALEYGLLAAVIAGVLIALGSTQIKDFFETLFENLTKLADKASGNTPA, from the coding sequence ATGAACGCATCGATCCGCAAGTTCCTGAAGGAAGAAGATGGCGTCACCGCACTCGAGTACGGCCTGCTGGCGGCTGTGATTGCGGGTGTCCTGATCGCACTGGGCAGCACGCAGATCAAGGATTTCTTCGAAACGCTCTTTGAGAATCTCACCAAGCTTGCCGACAAGGCATCGGGCAACACGCCGGCCTGA
- a CDS encoding A24 family peptidase → MTLLGLLAIGVCLRIAISDLYARRVPNAWLLSACAITVVVLIAGQFNAPRLPWASHVAGAALGLVALLPFHAVRWMGAGDVKFFSVLGLMLGWQALLPIWIAASLAAGAHAALVLVSRRLGPVLPIGLQAHMHRASSQWHSHPALRGMQSARQGRQGIPYAAYLAVSAIAWVLISTYGGVA, encoded by the coding sequence ATGACACTGCTGGGATTGCTGGCCATCGGTGTGTGCCTGCGGATCGCGATCAGCGATCTGTACGCCCGTCGGGTGCCCAACGCCTGGCTGCTGTCCGCATGCGCGATCACCGTTGTCGTGCTCATCGCCGGACAGTTCAACGCGCCGCGCCTGCCGTGGGCTTCCCACGTTGCCGGCGCGGCGCTCGGCCTGGTCGCATTGCTGCCTTTCCACGCAGTGCGCTGGATGGGCGCCGGCGATGTCAAATTCTTTTCGGTACTGGGATTGATGCTGGGCTGGCAGGCACTGCTGCCGATCTGGATCGCGGCCAGCCTGGCAGCGGGCGCACATGCCGCACTGGTGCTGGTATCGCGCCGGTTGGGCCCAGTACTGCCCATCGGCCTTCAAGCCCATATGCATCGGGCAAGTTCGCAATGGCATTCGCACCCGGCGCTGCGCGGGATGCAGAGCGCCCGCCAGGGACGCCAAGGCATTCCCTACGCCGCCTACCTGGCGGTATCCGCCATCGCCTGGGTCCTGATCAGCACGTACGGAGGCGTGGCATGA
- a CDS encoding TadE/TadG family type IV pilus assembly protein, which yields MNIHNRRRQRGAASIEFALMLMLGLLPLLLFTFSGVMIMAAQQTLATASAEGARASLRYGSANERRTAACVAARSSMQWLLNFSGQPVDCSNGGNNAILVSAQAPCAGLASAQCMTVTVSYDYASHPFLPGTATLYKWVMRAPIRSVAVAQLDLGSGN from the coding sequence ATGAACATCCACAACCGACGCCGGCAACGTGGCGCGGCCAGCATCGAGTTCGCGCTGATGTTGATGCTGGGCCTGCTGCCGCTGCTGCTGTTCACGTTCTCCGGCGTAATGATCATGGCGGCCCAGCAGACGTTGGCAACCGCCTCGGCCGAGGGTGCACGTGCATCGCTGCGCTATGGCAGCGCCAACGAACGCCGTACTGCCGCCTGCGTTGCAGCGCGTAGTTCGATGCAGTGGCTGCTGAACTTCTCGGGTCAGCCGGTCGACTGCAGCAATGGCGGAAACAACGCCATTCTGGTCTCCGCGCAGGCCCCCTGCGCCGGACTGGCCAGCGCCCAGTGCATGACCGTGACGGTCAGCTACGACTACGCAAGCCATCCCTTCCTGCCAGGCACGGCCACGCTTTACAAGTGGGTGATGCGGGCTCCCATCCGCAGCGTCGCGGTCGCTCAGCTCGACCTCGGCAGCGGCAACTGA
- the cpaB gene encoding Flp pilus assembly protein CpaB, whose product MLKLTRIAAVALIGLAVLLAVIALMIGRKPAAPATVAPMTQSEAQAITVVEAVARLPAGEPISANGLRLAQRSAPVSGAATSISAVVGKVPVQDIAEGTAISSNALAQGFSLQLRPGERALAVPVDELVGAGNRILPGDFVDVFLNLRTAQSNPSGPADAAQTRLLLSRLRVLSYGQQDIAPANHDAVASNEADGRNDPRAADITGSSSTQSTGSGTAQPARSAVLAVSVADANRLLLGAQQGKLFLALRNPADSGQPDLALFPQARGVIDPLRGLDAEQQLALQRPENHAFAGIDGDALAGRSNAPARSTQDAPARAPAPRRSAPRASGIEIIRGDSSAPRGSL is encoded by the coding sequence ATGCTCAAGTTGACCCGCATTGCTGCCGTCGCCCTGATCGGGCTGGCCGTGCTGCTGGCGGTGATCGCCTTGATGATCGGGCGCAAGCCGGCCGCACCGGCCACGGTTGCCCCGATGACGCAGAGCGAAGCCCAGGCGATCACCGTGGTGGAAGCGGTGGCGCGACTGCCGGCTGGCGAACCGATCTCTGCCAACGGACTGCGTCTCGCACAGCGCAGCGCCCCGGTTTCCGGTGCCGCCACCAGCATTTCCGCCGTGGTCGGAAAGGTGCCGGTGCAGGACATCGCCGAAGGCACGGCGATCAGCAGCAACGCACTCGCGCAGGGATTCTCGCTGCAGCTGCGCCCCGGGGAACGCGCACTGGCGGTCCCGGTCGACGAGCTGGTGGGGGCCGGCAACCGCATCCTGCCCGGTGATTTCGTCGACGTGTTCCTCAACTTGCGCACTGCCCAATCCAACCCCAGCGGCCCGGCCGACGCAGCGCAGACGCGCCTGCTGCTGTCGCGCCTGCGCGTGCTCAGCTATGGCCAGCAGGACATCGCCCCGGCCAACCATGACGCTGTTGCCAGCAACGAGGCTGATGGCCGCAACGATCCGCGCGCCGCCGACATCACCGGAAGCAGCAGCACCCAGAGCACGGGCAGCGGGACCGCCCAGCCGGCACGCAGCGCGGTATTGGCGGTGTCGGTGGCCGATGCCAACCGGCTGCTGCTGGGTGCACAGCAGGGCAAGCTGTTCCTCGCCCTGCGCAACCCTGCCGATTCCGGCCAGCCCGATCTGGCGCTGTTCCCGCAGGCACGCGGGGTGATTGATCCCCTGCGTGGCCTGGATGCGGAACAGCAGCTTGCGCTGCAGCGGCCAGAGAATCACGCCTTCGCCGGCATCGACGGCGATGCATTGGCCGGCCGCAGCAACGCGCCCGCGCGCAGCACCCAGGATGCCCCGGCACGCGCACCCGCACCACGGCGCAGCGCCCCACGCGCATCGGGCATCGAAATCATCCGAGGTGACAGCTCCGCCCCCCGTGGTTCCCTTTGA